The sequence CCCTGTTGGGCGAAGCAACTGAACCCGTATCTAAATGATCGCGTCCAATAACAATAGGCGCTTTTACTTTTCCGGTTCTAACCAGTTCATTGAATGCCTGTCCGGCCTTTTCTCTTTCGCCTTGTCCCAGCCAACAGATTCTTGCTGGTAAACCCTGAAAAGCAATTTTTTCTTTAGCCATTTTCATCCAGCGTTGCATGCTTTTATTTTCAGGAAACAAATCCTGAATCACCTGATCAGTTACCGCAATATCTGCAGGATCGCCACTTAATGCAGCCCATCTGAATGGCCCCTTTCCTTCACAGAATAAAGGACGGATATAGGCCGGCACAAATCCCGGAAAATCAAAAGATCTTCCGGCAGGTAATGTTAGTATTTTTCCTTTCGCTGATTGTTGCGTTTCATATTCCTGAGCCCTTGCTCTGATATTGTTTCCATAATCAAATGTAATGGCTCCTTTGTCCATTAAACGCAACATCAGTTGTACATGCAAATACATGCTTTCATAACTTCTGGCAATATATCCTTCCGGATCAGACTCGCGCATTTTAGCAGCGGCTTCATTGCTCATTTCATGCGGTGTATAACCAATCAACGGATCATGTGCAGAAGTTTGATCTGTTAAGGTATCAGGGATAATATTTCTATTCAACAAAGCAGTTAACAAATCAATGGCATTGCACAACACGCCAATACTTTTTGCTTCCCCTCTTGCTCTGTACACAAGTGCCTGATCTATGGCCTGATTGATGTCTGAATATTTTTCATCCAAATATTGGGTCTCCACTCTTTTATTGATGCGCCATTCTTCTACTTCTGCAACCAGTGCCACCCCTTCGTTCATGGTAATGGCCAGCGGTTGTGCTCCCCCCATACCGCCTAACCCTGCTGTTACATTTAGTGTGCCTTTTAAGGTTCCGCCAAAATGTTTATCAGCAATAGCAGCATAGGTTTCAAAAGTTCCCTGCACTATTCCCTGCGAGCCAATATAAATCCAGCTTCCAGCAGTCATCTGGCCATACATCATTAGCCCCTTTTGTTCTAGTTCTGTAAAATGTTTCCAGTTGGCCCAGTTAGGAACAAGCTGTGAATTACTAATGAGTATTCTTGGTGCATCTGCATGCGTCCGCATGATTCCGACGGGTTTACCACTTTGAATCAACAGGGATTCATCATTCTCCATCGATTTCAAAGCTGCTATAATAGCATCCAGCGCTTCAAAATTGCGGGCAGCTTTTCCTCTGCCGCCGTATACAATTAAATCTTCCGGACGCTCTGCAACAGCAGGGTCTAAATTGTTCAGCAACATGCGCAAAGCAGCTTCTTGCACCCAGCTTTTACAGGACAGTTCAGTGCCTGTTGGGGTTTTGTATTTGTTGTAATCGTAAGACATGGCAATAGATTGCAATCGTTAAAATAAAATTCAGCAAAACAATATTAATAAACCAGATCCTCATAGGCAGCCTGCAATTCATTGTAGGCATGTTGATCTTTGGCTTCTTTTGCAGCAGCCATTCCTTTTTCGTACCAGGAAATGGCGGCTTCGTTCTCACCTGTTCTTTCCAGTAACTTAGCCAGGTGATAGTATGACCCAACATAATCAGGCGCATCAGTGAGAATGGATTCAAATAAAAGGCGGGCTTGGGCATCCTCCCCCACTTTAATCCACTCCAATGCCAATGCATGCCTTAAAAAAAGATCCGAAGGATTTTCTTTTAACATCTCTTGAATTCGCGCTATCCTGTTCATGCAACTAAAGTATGAAATTCCGTAGTTTTACAAGGTGGAAAAAGACCAACACAAAGAAGACGAAAAAGAATTGGATAAAGCCCTCTCCGATGAGGCTTTGTCTAAAATGGACAATACGATAACGAATGCAGAATTGGCTGCCCTTGCTGCATTTTTTGCCAGAGAAAGCAAGAAAGAAGAGGGAAAGTCTCCTGCCAATGAATGATCCCGGAAACTTTTTGGTTATTTTTTGGTTAAATACAAACAGTTATTAGTTTCTCATAGTATATTTGCGATAGTTGCATAAACAACTATTTTAAAAGAAAAATTAGATCCATATGAAGATTTTAGTTTGTGTTAGCAAAACACCAGACACCACTGCCAAAATTGCCTTCACAGATGGCAATACCAAATTTGATGAAGCAGGCGTGCAATGGATTATCAATCCTTACGATGAATGGTATTCATTGGTAAGAGCCATTGAATTAAAAGAAGCCAATCCAGCAGCTACCATTCATCTGGTAACCGTTGGAAATGCAGATGCAGAGCCAATCATCAGAAAGGCATTGGCACTGGGTGGAGACGAAGCGATTCGTGTAAATACCGATAACAGTGATGCGTATTATATTGCTGCACAAATTGCTGAAGTTGCCAAACAAGGTGGATATGACCTGGTTTTTACCGGTAAAGAAACCATTGACTACAACGGCTCTTCTATTGGAGGTATGATTGCAGAAATGATTGACGCTCCGTATATTTCACTGGCCACCAAATTTGATTTAAACGGAACTACAGCAACGGTTGTTCGTGAAATTGAAGGTGGAGAAGAAACGGCGGAAGTGGCTTTACCCGTGGTGGTAAGTTGCCAGAAGGGTGTTGCCGAACAACGTATTCCTAACATGCGTGGTATCATGGCTGCCAGAACCAAACCATTGAAAGTGGTTGAACCAGCTGCAATAGATGCATTAACCACTGTTGTGAACTTTGAGTTGCCTCCGGCAAAAGCAGGCGTTAAACTGGTAGCACCAGACAACGTGGAAGAACTGGTAAGATTATTACACGAGGAAGCAAAAGCCATCTAAAATTTCAAAGCATTGAATTGCTTTTAACCATTCAAATTGTACAATATGTCAGTGTTAATATTTATCGATCAATCAGAAGGTCAAGTAAAAAAATCTTCTTTGGAAGCCATCACTTATGGTGTTGACCTTGCCAAACAAATGGGCACAACTGCAGAAGGAATTGTGCTGGGAACTGTTACCGAAGATTTATCTGCTTTGGGAAAATACGGAGTAACTAAAATTCATCAGGTTGCCAACGATACATTGAATCACCTGGATGCACAATTGTATGCCAGTGTAATCAGTGAAGCTGCCACAGCAAGCGGAGCAAATGTGCTAGTATTTTCACACAACCAAACAGGTAAAGCAGTTGCTGCACGTGTTGCTGCAAAACTAAAAGCAGGATTGGTTGCAGGTGCCTGCGCACTACCAGATACCAGCAATGGTTTTGTTGTAAAGAAAACCGTATTCTCAGGAAAGGCTTTTGCCAACATAAGCATTCAGTCTCCGGTGAAAGTAATTTCTTTGAATCCGAATTCTTATAAAACAGTTGCAACAGAAGGAACTGCGGCTGTAGCTGCTTTTGCTGCTACAGTAGGTCAGCCTCGTGTAAAAGTAACTGCTATTAATAAAATTACAGGCGAAGTACCATTAACAGAGGCAGATATTGTAGTAAGTGGCGGTCGCGGCTTAAAAGGACCAGAAAACTGGGGCATTTTGTTAGACCTTGCCAAAGAACTGGGTGCTGCTACTGCTTGTAGCCGTCCTGTTGGCGATGCACACTGGAGACCGCACCATGAACACGTAGGACAAACCGGTGTTCAGGTTGCTCCTAACTTATACATTGCTATTGGTATTTCAGGTGCTATTCAGCATTTGGCCGGTGTAAACCGTTCTAAAGTAATTGTTGTTATCAACAAAGACCCTGAAGCTCCTTTCTTTAAAGCAGCAGACTACGGTATCGTAGGAGATGCTTTTGAAGTAGTACCACAATTAACTGCTGCTATTCAAAAATTGAAAGCAGGCGCATAATACAAACGGGTTTATCCCAATTGAATTCCACCTTTTTCTCGATAGTCTTCACGCACTGGCGTGAAGACATCGAGTATAAAACAATCTGTTATTGCCCTTCCGCTGTGCAAGGCATTCGATGGAATTACAAATACCTGACCAGGTTCAAGCTCATACGGAATATCGTTAACGGTCAGTTCAAATTTTCCTTCTAAAATATACGATACCTGTTCCTGTGGATGCGAATGCTTCGGCAAAACTGCTCCGGCAGCTGCTTTCACATGAGAGTACGTAGCCTGTGCTGTATGTATAAACTGAGCGTCGTATCCTTCAATTAAATTACAGGAAGGTATTTCATGAATTGAGTAAAGGGGCATAAAAACTGTTTTTCTTTTGGATACTTAAGATAGGTAAAAGGTTTAAACAGTGCTGTAATATGCATCAATTTGGGGTAAATTTGCATCCATGAAAAAAACAAAAAAGCATAACCATCCACTTTTTAGTTATATCGGGTATGCAGAAGGAATTTCCTTATTGGTTTTATTGTCAATAGCAATGCCTTTAAAATATTTAGCGGGCTACCCATTAGCTGTGAAGTATACAGGCTGGGCACACGGTGTTTTGTTTGTTGCCTATTTGGCACTGGCTCTTTGGGTGAAGGAACAGGAAAACTGGCCATTCCGCTACCTGATCTATGTTTTTCTAGCTGCATTTTTCCCTTTTGGAACTTTCTATTTTGATAAATGGCTGAAGAAACAGCAAACGGCATAAATCATTCGCTTTTTTGAGTTAATTTAGCACACACTATGAAGAAGATTGAACTGGAAATTGTTGCGCTTTCACATAGCATTACACAGACCCACTCTTATGCAGTTGTGCTGGGTGAAGTAAATGGACTTCGTCGTCTCCCCATTGTTATAGGCGGTTTTGAAGCACAAGCCATTGCAGTAGCGTTGGAAAATATGCACCCGAGCAGACCCCTGACACACGATCTGATGAAAAATTTCATGAATGCATTTGGGGTAGAATTACAAGAGATCATCATCAACGATTTACAGGAAGGAATTTTTTATTCAAAACTAGTTTGTTATACAGATAACGATACAGTTGAAATTGATAGCAGAACCAGCGATGCACTGGCTTTGGCGGTGCGATTTGGATGCCCAATATTTACCTACGATACAATTCTGGAATCTGCAGGTATTGCTTTGGAAGAAGGAGGTACCCCAAAACCTAAAATGGAAGCTGTGGGTGTGGAAGAACCTGCCAGCAGCAGTGATCGTTCCGATTTAAGTTCCCTGAACATTGAAGAACTCAATCTTTTATTGAATGAAGTATTAGAGCAGGAAGATTATATCCGCGCCATTGCCATTCGGGATGAGTTGAAAAAAAGAAAATAGTGCAAGGCATTTAAGACATGGTCTGTTTCCCCAATTGTAAAATAAATCTTGGATTACACATCACGGGTAAAAGGCCGGATGGTTTTCATGCATTAGAAACTGTTTTTTATCCGGTTGCTTTAACAGATATGCTGGAAATTATTTCCGCCACTTCGCTTTCGTTTCAATCAACAGGTTTATCCATTCCCGGCACTGCAGACAATAACCTTTGTTTAAAAGCCTACCAATTACTGAAAAAAGATTTTCCTGAGTTACCACCCGTTAAAATGCATTTGCACAAAACCATTCCCATGGGTGCAGGCCTAGGTGGAGGAAGTGCAGATGGCGCATTTGCATTGCAATTATTAAACAACAAGTACAAACTGGAGCTAGGCAAAGAACAGTTAATTCAATACGCAGCACAACTGGGTAGCGACTGTCCATTTTTTATCTTGAATCAGGCTTGTTATGCAACAGGCAGAGGAGAAATACTCGAACCCATTGCACTCGATTTATCCGCCTGGCATTTTGTATTGGTGAATCCCGGAATTCATGTAAATACGAAATGGGCATTTGAACAAATTACACCCGGTTCTTCAGGCAAAGATTTGAAAGCCATTATGCAATTGCCAGTTGAGAACTGGAAAGAACAATTGAGCAATGATTTTGAAGCACCAATAGCAAAAGCTTATCCGGCTATTCAGGAAATAAAAGATCGGTTGTATCAATTAGGTGCCAGCTATGCAGCCATGAGCGGAAGCGGATCTACCCTCTTTGGACTATTCAAAGCAAAACCGGAAGCTTCTATTCGCGAAGCATTTAAAGAGAGCAACGTTTACCTTATTTCTTAAATTTTTTCTAACCAATAATCTATTTTATTAGATTTTATTCACACTAACGCCCATTAGTTTAAATAACATTTTTTATTACAGGGCTTTTTCTTTAATTTAGTTCAGATTGCCGCCATTATTAACCCACGTTTAAACTGGACTAGATGTTTAGTACCCAAAACAATGGAGGCCTCTATGATGCCGCATTTGAACACGATGCCTGCGGCATTGGATTCGTAGCCAATATCAATGGTCACAAAAGTCATCAGCATATTTCAGATGCATTAACTGTCCTGGAAAACATGGAACACCGTGGCGCCTGCGGTTGTGAAAACAATACAGGAGATGGAGCTGGTATTTTGATTCAGATTCCGCATGAATTCTTTTTTGATGAATGTATTCAGTTGGGCAAACACTTGCCGGATGCCGGCAAATACGGCGTCGGTATGATTTTCTTCCCTAAATCTGTTGGCCTGAGAGAAGAGTGCAGAGACATTTTTAATCGCGCAGCAGAAAAACTGGGTCTCGAAATTATAGCCTATCGTAAAGTTCCTGTGAATAAAGAAAACATTGGCCTTACCGCCCTATCTGTTGAGCCTTGTATGGAACAGGTATTCATAGCCTGCCCCGATCATATTCAGGACCCCGATGCATTCGAAAGAAAATTATTTATCCTTCGCAACTATGCATCGCATACCATAAACAATACCATTAAGAAAGATGAGATTGGATTTTATATTGTTTCCCTTTCATCCAGAACACTTATTTACAAAGGACAATTAACCAGCAATCAGGTTCGCCATTATTTTACAGATCTTAGCAACAAGCGACTCGTATCTGCGTTTGGACTGGTTCACTCCCGCTTTGCTACCAACACTTTCCCATCCTGGAAACTGGCACAGCCATTCCGATACATTGCGCATAACGGTGAAATCAATACCCTTCAGGGAAATCTGAACTGGCTTCGTTCCAGCGAAAAAGGATTTACGACTCCTGCTTTTACCAAAGAGGAATTAGACATGATTCTTCCGATTGTTACCAGCGGGCAATCGGACTCTGCTTGTTTGGATAATATGATTGAACTGCTCACTTTAACAGGCCGTTCCTTACCACATGTAATGATGATGCTGATTCCGGAAGCCTGGGATGGCAACGATAGCATGGACCCTGTAAAGAAAGCATTTTATGAATACCACGCCTGTTTAATGGAGCCATGGGATGGACCTGCTTCCATTTCTTTCACGAACGGGCAAATGATTGGTGCTACATTGGATAGAAATGGATTAAGACCTTCCCGTTATACCATCACACACGATAACAGAGTCATCATGGCTTCTGAAACAGGTGTACTCCCCATTGATCCTTCCAACGTAAAAGAGAAAGGCAGATTGCAACCAGGAAAAATGTTTGTAGTAGACATGAATGAAGGAAGAATCATTTCAGATGAAGAACTCAAACAAAAAATCTGCTCGCAGAAACCTTATGCAGAATGGTTGAATAAATATAAAATTCGTTTGGAAGAATTACCTGAACCACGCGTAATGTTTACGCATCTGGAACACGATCAGGTATTTAAATACCAGAAAGCATTTGGCTATACCACGGAAGATCTGGACACTATTATTGCACCAATGGCCATTGATGGAAAAGAGCCCATTGGTTCAATGGGTAACGATGCTCCTCTTGCAGTACTAAGTAATAAACCACAACATATAAGCTCCTATTTCAAACAATTATTTGCACAGGTAACCAATCCACCGATTGATCCGATTCGCGAGAAAATGGTAATGTCACTGGCCACTTTTGCTGGGAGTAATGGGAACCTGCTGGTAGAAGAACCAACCGCCTGTCATAGTGTGGCTTTGCAACATCCGATTCTGAATAACCATGAGCTGGAAAAAATCAGAAGTATTGACACGGGTGTGTTTCAGGCAAAAACCCTACAAATGTATTTCAGAGCAGACGGAAAGTCTGGCTCATTAAAAGCAGGCATCGACCGCCTTTGTCGTTATGCTGTTGACGCAGTGCAGGATGGATTTGAAGTAATTATTTTAACAGACCGTGCCATTGATTCCGAACACGCGCCTATTCCTTCTTTACTCGCCACAGCAGCCGTACATCATCACT is a genomic window of Sediminibacterium sp. TEGAF015 containing:
- the hutU gene encoding urocanate hydratase — translated: MSYDYNKYKTPTGTELSCKSWVQEAALRMLLNNLDPAVAERPEDLIVYGGRGKAARNFEALDAIIAALKSMENDESLLIQSGKPVGIMRTHADAPRILISNSQLVPNWANWKHFTELEQKGLMMYGQMTAGSWIYIGSQGIVQGTFETYAAIADKHFGGTLKGTLNVTAGLGGMGGAQPLAITMNEGVALVAEVEEWRINKRVETQYLDEKYSDINQAIDQALVYRARGEAKSIGVLCNAIDLLTALLNRNIIPDTLTDQTSAHDPLIGYTPHEMSNEAAAKMRESDPEGYIARSYESMYLHVQLMLRLMDKGAITFDYGNNIRARAQEYETQQSAKGKILTLPAGRSFDFPGFVPAYIRPLFCEGKGPFRWAALSGDPADIAVTDQVIQDLFPENKSMQRWMKMAKEKIAFQGLPARICWLGQGEREKAGQAFNELVRTGKVKAPIVIGRDHLDTGSVASPNRETEAMMDGSDAVADWPILNALMNTAGGASWVSLHHGGGVGMGYSIHAGMVIVADGTDAAAARLARVLHNDPGIGVIRHADAGYAIAKETAAKHHLGL
- a CDS encoding tetratricopeptide repeat protein; this encodes MNRIARIQEMLKENPSDLFLRHALALEWIKVGEDAQARLLFESILTDAPDYVGSYYHLAKLLERTGENEAAISWYEKGMAAAKEAKDQHAYNELQAAYEDLVY
- a CDS encoding electron transfer flavoprotein subunit beta/FixA family protein, which translates into the protein MKILVCVSKTPDTTAKIAFTDGNTKFDEAGVQWIINPYDEWYSLVRAIELKEANPAATIHLVTVGNADAEPIIRKALALGGDEAIRVNTDNSDAYYIAAQIAEVAKQGGYDLVFTGKETIDYNGSSIGGMIAEMIDAPYISLATKFDLNGTTATVVREIEGGEETAEVALPVVVSCQKGVAEQRIPNMRGIMAARTKPLKVVEPAAIDALTTVVNFELPPAKAGVKLVAPDNVEELVRLLHEEAKAI
- a CDS encoding electron transfer flavoprotein subunit alpha/FixB family protein → MSVLIFIDQSEGQVKKSSLEAITYGVDLAKQMGTTAEGIVLGTVTEDLSALGKYGVTKIHQVANDTLNHLDAQLYASVISEAATASGANVLVFSHNQTGKAVAARVAAKLKAGLVAGACALPDTSNGFVVKKTVFSGKAFANISIQSPVKVISLNPNSYKTVATEGTAAVAAFAATVGQPRVKVTAINKITGEVPLTEADIVVSGGRGLKGPENWGILLDLAKELGAATACSRPVGDAHWRPHHEHVGQTGVQVAPNLYIAIGISGAIQHLAGVNRSKVIVVINKDPEAPFFKAADYGIVGDAFEVVPQLTAAIQKLKAGA
- a CDS encoding cupin domain-containing protein; its protein translation is MPLYSIHEIPSCNLIEGYDAQFIHTAQATYSHVKAAAGAVLPKHSHPQEQVSYILEGKFELTVNDIPYELEPGQVFVIPSNALHSGRAITDCFILDVFTPVREDYREKGGIQLG
- a CDS encoding DUF3817 domain-containing protein, which produces MKKTKKHNHPLFSYIGYAEGISLLVLLSIAMPLKYLAGYPLAVKYTGWAHGVLFVAYLALALWVKEQENWPFRYLIYVFLAAFFPFGTFYFDKWLKKQQTA
- a CDS encoding bifunctional nuclease family protein, with translation MKKIELEIVALSHSITQTHSYAVVLGEVNGLRRLPIVIGGFEAQAIAVALENMHPSRPLTHDLMKNFMNAFGVELQEIIINDLQEGIFYSKLVCYTDNDTVEIDSRTSDALALAVRFGCPIFTYDTILESAGIALEEGGTPKPKMEAVGVEEPASSSDRSDLSSLNIEELNLLLNEVLEQEDYIRAIAIRDELKKRK
- a CDS encoding 4-(cytidine 5'-diphospho)-2-C-methyl-D-erythritol kinase; amino-acid sequence: MVCFPNCKINLGLHITGKRPDGFHALETVFYPVALTDMLEIISATSLSFQSTGLSIPGTADNNLCLKAYQLLKKDFPELPPVKMHLHKTIPMGAGLGGGSADGAFALQLLNNKYKLELGKEQLIQYAAQLGSDCPFFILNQACYATGRGEILEPIALDLSAWHFVLVNPGIHVNTKWAFEQITPGSSGKDLKAIMQLPVENWKEQLSNDFEAPIAKAYPAIQEIKDRLYQLGASYAAMSGSGSTLFGLFKAKPEASIREAFKESNVYLIS